ATGCTACCGGGCGGCGGTGCGCACATCGCAACGCCCGATGATCGGTTCGGTAGCCCGCTGAATTTCGGCGATGCCAAAGACGATCTGCTCGTCGTGTCGCCGTTTCTCGATGCATCGGAGAAAAAGGCGCTTGACTGGCTCGGTAACGATGTGAAAGGGAAGCGCACGCTGCTGAGCCGCAGTGACTCGCTAGATGCGCTCGGGTCGGAAGCGCTCGCGGGCTGGGACTGCTACGCGCTGAACGATCGCATCGTCGACGGCGAGGAGCAGCGCGAGGAAGAGAATGCCCGCAGCCAGAATCTGCACGCGAAGCTGATCGTCAGTCGCAGCGGACAGACTGCGCACTGGCACCTTGGTTCGGCGAACGCGACGATCGCCGCGCTGGGAGAGTCGCTATGGGCCACGCCGCGCAACACCGAGTTCATGTTGCGGTTGAGCGGCGCGGACGCGAAGGTCGGCATCGACGTGCTGTTGGGGCAATGGATCGGCGATGACGGGAATCACTTTGCTGTGCCGCATACGTTTTCGCCGCTCGACGTCAGTGACCAGGAGTCGGACCGGCAAAAGCTTCGCCTACTGATGCACCGGCTGGTCGCATCCAACTGGAAGCTCGACGCACGCGCGGACGAAACCGGCAGATACCGGCTCTTGCTGTCGACAAACTTCGCGTTGTCTTCCGTCCCCGACGGGTTGCAGGTCAATGTCGGCCTGCTGAGCCGGCTAGGCGTCTGGAAGCCGCTGTTGGGCAGCGTCGAATGGACGGACCTCGCGCTGACGCAGTTGAGCGCACTCGTGCCGCTGCAGGTTTGTGGTCCGGACGGTGAGGTCAAGGAATCGCTCATCATTCAGGCGCGTCTCCTCTTGCCACCTGGCGTCAATCGCATGGATGCCGTGGTGCGCGAACTCGTGGACACGCCCGACAAGTTTTTGAATTACGTGCGAATGCTCCTGGACCCGTCGCCCGATAAGCGCAGGCTGCTGCGGTCCGATCGTCACGGCAACGAGGTTACTGACCTTTTCGGCTTCGATGGCAATGACGCGCTTTTCGAGCAGTTGATGGGGGCGGCCGCGCGCAATCCAGATCACCTCGGGCGCGTCGGCCAGCTCGTCAAGCGGTTGGACAAGCTGAACGTG
Above is a window of Burkholderia thailandensis E264 DNA encoding:
- a CDS encoding phospholipase D family protein; translated protein: MLNPASSRCDYGQLLRPPALEETDGIAYELDAAIATTYTLDLNALLVLPVSLVLGNTLEGDLGGEKIALLEAVDRLSGKLKVFYQCGNIHVPPEFNRLFGLLEPMLVPIVPSGQDDERSAAFSSFHPKLWLLRYVRTGRHASGTPDPKRRYRLLVMSRNLTFDRSWDLTVSLDGEPSAESARSDDRLASFVESLEPHAPGFGPLKSMIRDLRRMLWQPPQPFRDPRMLPGGGAHIATPDDRFGSPLNFGDAKDDLLVVSPFLDASEKKALDWLGNDVKGKRTLLSRSDSLDALGSEALAGWDCYALNDRIVDGEEQREEENARSQNLHAKLIVSRSGQTAHWHLGSANATIAALGESLWATPRNTEFMLRLSGADAKVGIDVLLGQWIGDDGNHFAVPHTFSPLDVSDQESDRQKLRLLMHRLVASNWKLDARADETGRYRLLLSTNFALSSVPDGLQVNVGLLSRLGVWKPLLGSVEWTDLALTQLSALVPLQVCGPDGEVKESLIIQARLLLPPGVNRMDAVVRELVDTPDKFLNYVRMLLDPSPDKRRLLRSDRHGNEVTDLFGFDGNDALFEQLMGAAARNPDHLGRVGQLVKRLDKLNVVVPQAFSDLWRHFAPLAKDRR